In the genome of Alphaproteobacteria bacterium, the window AAGGGAAATCAACCCAGCGCCAAATCCGAAGGTGGATTGTACGGCATAGGAAAGCCCGACAATGATGGCAACAAGGAGCGCGGTCATAGTTTGGAGTAACAGATAGGAAATAGGTGCACAAATAAAAACGCCCGGATTCACATCCGGGCGTTTTATTAGGATATGAGGGTTAGATTAACCCGCAGCTTGCTGCTTGGTTAAATCTTCACCGGTTTGCTGATTAACAGCTTTCATGGAAAGGCGAACCTTGCCACGGTCATCGGTGCCGAGGCACTTAACCTTGACCATATCGCCTTCCTTTACCACATCGCTGACCTTTGCAACGCGCTGGTTGGCAAGTTCGGAGATGTGCACCAAACCATCCTTGCTGCCAAGAAAGTTTACGAATGCGCCGAAATCCATGATTTTTACAACCTTACCTTCATAGATGACGCCAGCTTCAGGTTCGGCAACAATTCCCTTAATCCAGTTCAGCGCGGCCTTGGCCTTTGCTTCATCGTTGGAGGCAATCATTACGCGGCCATCATCTTCGATGTCGATCTTAACGCCGGTCTTTTCGGTGATTTCACGAATAACCTTCCCGCCTGATCCAATCACTTCGCGGATTTTGTCCACGGGGATTTGGATGGTGGTGATACGCGGCGCGGTTGCATTCAATTCCGCGCGTGCGCCGGTAAGGGCCTTGGCCATTTCACCCAGAATGTGCATACGGCCTTGCTGGGCTTGCGCCAGTGCAACTTGCATGATTTCTTCGGTAATGGATGTGATTTTGATGTCCATTTGCAGGGCAGTGATACCTTTATCGGTACCGGCTACCTTGAAATCCATATCGCCGAGGTGATCTTCATCACCCAGAATATCGGACAGAACGGCATAACCCTTTGCTTCTTTAATCAAGCCCATTGCAATGCCTGCAACAGGGCGGGCAAGTGGAACGCCTGCATCCATCAACGCAAGAGACGAACCGCACACGGTTGCCATGGATGATGAACCGTTTGATTCAGTAATTTCTGAAACAAGGCGGATGGTGTAGGGAAAGCTTTCCTTGGCTGGCAAGCATGGGTGCAGTGCGCGCCATGCAAGCTTACCATGGCCGATTTCGCGGCGGCCCGGTGTACCCATGCGGCCACATTCACCGACCGAGTATGGCGGGAAGTTGTAATGCAACATGAAACCTTCGGTGCGATCACCGGTCAGTTCGTCAATGCGTTGTTCGTCTTGTGCTGTGCCAAGGGTTGCCACAACCAAGGCCTGAGTTTCGCCGCGTGTGAACAATGCCGAACCATGGGTGCGTGGCAGAACGCCT includes:
- the pnp gene encoding polyribonucleotide nucleotidyltransferase — translated: MFNIQRKEIMWGGRKLSLETGKIARQADAAVIATYGETTVLCTVVGAKKAKEGQDFFPLTVNYQEKAYAAGKIPGGYLKREGRPSDYETLTSRLIDRPIRPLFPEGFLNEVQVVATVLSHDMVNDADIISLIGCSAALTLSGIPFMGPVGGAKVGYKDGEFILNPTIEQQATSDLDLVVAGTTEGVLMVESEAKELPEDVMLKGVMFGHKSFQPVIEMIIQLAEVAAKPAWELPKPAFDKAACEKRLEALIGADLKAAYAETIKQNRQNKLSALRDKAAAGIPETEFSPEAVAQTVELMEYNHVRNMILDTKKRIDGRDTKTVRNIVSEAGVLPRTHGSALFTRGETQALVVATLGTAQDEQRIDELTGDRTEGFMLHYNFPPYSVGECGRMGTPGRREIGHGKLAWRALHPCLPAKESFPYTIRLVSEITESNGSSSMATVCGSSLALMDAGVPLARPVAGIAMGLIKEAKGYAVLSDILGDEDHLGDMDFKVAGTDKGITALQMDIKITSITEEIMQVALAQAQQGRMHILGEMAKALTGARAELNATAPRITTIQIPVDKIREVIGSGGKVIREITEKTGVKIDIEDDGRVMIASNDEAKAKAALNWIKGIVAEPEAGVIYEGKVVKIMDFGAFVNFLGSKDGLVHISELANQRVAKVSDVVKEGDMVKVKCLGTDDRGKVRLSMKAVNQQTGEDLTKQQAAG